The stretch of DNA TTGACAAGTGTGTTATTTCTGCAAGCTCTAAAGAAAATCAGACTGGAAATTGCAAAATGAAATAGCAAGATTTGGTTATAGGGAGAACGTTTtagaaaatatgtttaaaatatattaatgtgtaaaaagtgaagaaagcaaaatgcaataaaatatatatagtgcATATTTAacgtttaaaaattaaattaatgcaaCGTGCAATaaaatatagtgtatatttaacctttaaaaaatgcaaataatgcAAAACGTGCAATaaaatatagtgtatatttaacctttaaaaaatgcaaataatgcAAAACGTGCAATaaaatatagtgtatatttaacctttaaaaaatgcaaataatgcAAAACGtgcaataaaatatatagtatatatttaacatttaaaaataaaaataatgaaacatgcaataaaatatttagtgtatatttaacacttcaaaaataaaataatgcaacatgcaataaatagtgttttttatgtttaaaaaatgcaaaataaaatgcaaaatttgcaataaaatatatatactgtatatttaacatttaaaatgaaaataatacaaCATGTGCAAAAAAGTATagtgtatatttaacatttaaaatattaaaataatggaaaatgtgcaataaaataaatagtgtatatttaaagttaaaaaaatgcaaaaaagttaaatgtgcaataaaatatttgtatatttaatgTTTCAAAAAATGTGCAGTAAAATATACAGTGTATATTTAACAGTCTGTGGAAATGTTGCAGAAATGgtacagtttttgtgtgtgaaatgtgATAAACTCATGAAGTACGCTGAGCGTCAtcatgtcagtgtgtgtgtgtgtgtgtgtgtgtgtgtgtgtgtgtgtgtgctcttgTCTTTCCAGCTGAAGCAGATCATTACAGGATTCATTACAGCGTCTCTCCTGTGAAACAGGTACGGTGGAGGAAATCCAGGATTTTCTGCGTCTCGTttgatggtgtgtgtgtgtttctcagtGCTGATGTGTCCAGACTCAGGCAGGGCTGAAGGGTCAGAGGTCAATGATGGTACTGTAACATGAAGCCGTGTGTCACTGTTgtttaggtgtgtgtgtgtttcttaaGGTGTGGAGATGAAGGCtctcatgaacgcatgaacgtCCGTCTGATCATGGAGTTCCGCTTTGGGAATGTCGTGTTCAGCTCCCGCTTCGACTCTGGGAATCTGGCCCGCGTGGAGCGAGTGGATCGATCCGAACCCGACGGCGAGAGCGCGCGACCGGCCAACGCTTCTGCGCAGCCGCAACCCGACTATGAGTTCAACGTCTGGACCAAACCGGACTGCGCCAGTACAGAGTTTGAAAACGGCAACCGGTATGAAGCGTTACATCATCACAGCTGTTCTGCTCTGAGATCAGTGTTTGCTTGGGATATTTTCAACATGAGtcacaatgaaattaaaattactgATACACCAGAATATTGGCAACTGAAAATATGTGTCTTTtcccatgatttttaatgatttcagGGACAAAATGATGGACAAAAACAACGACAAATTAATGACACATTTTGGCTGTGGcagtttttattttgcaatgtaatttattttttaaattagaaattaattgattaaataacttaatttttgcattagcaaaattttaactttaaattttgcatttttaaatattaaatgtacactatatattttattgcatgttttgcataattttcattttttaaatgttaaataaatactatattttattgcacattttacttaatttttattttttaatgttaaatatactatattttattgcatgttttgcataatttcagttttgaaatattaaatgaaCACTATATGTTTTATAACTTCACTGGTGAACTGGTTACACAAACTTTTACCAGCATGTTTAAGTTTGTCATTTTTTCCCTtatcatcaaaatatccacaaAAGTGTCACTGATTATTAAACAAACTTTTTGATTTTGGTTTTGGATAAATTAAAACTTACTTCTTTCAGAGTTTTAGTAAAATATTGcatcactaaaaataaaatgaacctcattttctttcttttcacacGTTCCTGGCTTTACCGCGAGTGATTAATCCGGGGATTTTCCTGGAGTAAAGCGGTTTCATGTTGAACTAAAGACAGAATCTGTTCTGAAGTGTGTTTGGTGTGTTTTCACAGGTCGTGGTTCTACTTCAGCGTTCGCGGGATGTTACCGGGAAAACTGCTGAAGATCAACATGatgaacatgaacaaacagAGCAAGCTTTACTCTCAGGGCATGGCTCCGTTCGTCCGCGCGCTGCCCGTCAAAACACGCTGGGAGAGGGTTCGAGACAGACCCACGTTTGTGGTAACACACACGCCTGAAATAACTTCTGTTTGATCTGTGTTGTTAAAAATAGTTCTAACATATTGTGTTATTTCAGGTTCATGTCTTAAAATAATCTGCTATTTTTATTGAGTCATAAATAACTCCTGAACTCCATAAATaactcctgtgtgtgtgtgtgtgtgtgtgtgtgtgtgtgtgtgcagatgtCAGACAGTCAGTTCATCCTGTCGTTTGTTCATCGTCTGCTGGACGTCCGAGGCGTCACTACATACTTCTCCTTCTGTTATCCGTTCTCATACACGGAGTGTCAGGACATGATGCTGCAGCTCGACCAGAAGTTCCTGAGCGCCTCACACACGCTGGGGCCCTGCAGgtacctcacacacacacacacacacacacacacacacacacacacacacacacacacacacacacacacacacacacacacctacacacacacacacctacacacacacacacctacacacacacacacctacacacacacacacctacacacacacacctacacacacacacacacacacacacacacacacacacacacacacacacacacacacacacacacacacacacacacaccgtcccGTCTGCTGCCCGACGCTCCTTTTTCAGTTTATAAATCTTAAACAAACCCTGTATgttttattgcacattttgcataattttcattattttaaaaattttaaacactaaatattttattacacattttgcatttaaaataaaaaaaaaattaactaaatattttattgcacattttgcattattttttatttttttaaaaatagtgaacaccaaatattttattgcacattttgcattatttaattttttttcaaaaaaaatattaaacaaaatattttattgcacattttgcattattattttttttttaaatattgaacactaaatattttattacacattttgcattattttaattttttttttaaatattaaactaaatattttattgcacattttgcattattttcattattttaaaagtatcaaacactaaatattttattgcacattttgcattatttgttttttaaatattgaacactaaatattttattgcacattttgcataattttcattattttaaaaattttaaacactaaatattttattacacattttgcatttaaaattaaaaaaaatattaaactaaatattttattgcacattttgcattataatttttttaaattattaaactatttaattggacattttgcattactttttatttttttttaaatattaaactaaatattttattgcacattttgcattattttatttaaataaaaattaaacactaaatattttattgcacattttgaattattttcgttattttaaaaatagaaaacactaaatattttattgctccatttgcattattttttttttaaataattaaacactaaatattttattgcacattttgcattatttttttttttaaatcattaaacattaaatattttattgcacattttgcattatttttttacatattaaactaaatattttattttacatttgtattattttcattttttaaataaacactattttattgcacatttttctttattataattttttaattttaaatatacaccattttattacgttttgcattattttcattttttaaatgttagatATACACtattttattgcacattttgcattattttttattttttaaaggttaaaaatgctttattttgtttttttaagtgataaatattcactttttatacattatttatacatagaTATATTTGAAACACATTTGAATACTTCTATTTTAATTGCAAACCGAACTTCCTCCCTGTAACTGGATTTTGCCGTGATGTTCTGTGTGTATAGTCCAGTGGAGAGCATATACTACCACCGTGAGCTGTTGTGTCACTCTCTGGACGGCCACCGGGTGGATCTGATCACGGTTTCGTCCTGTCACGGTTTGCTGGAGGAGAGAGAGCCGCGGCTGGACAGACTCTTCCCGGACCTCAGCACCCCGCGGCCGCACTGCTTCACTGGCAAACGGGTATCAGACACTGTTTGACCTGAACATTCTCGCCAGCGTTCCTCTTCAGTCCGTCACGTTCTCGTCTGTGTCCGCAGGTGTTCTTCCTGAGCAGCAGGGTTCACCCCGGTGAGACGCCGTCTAGTTTCGTTTTTAACGGTTTCCTGAACTTCATCTTGAGTCAGGATGATCCGCGCGCTCAGGCGCTCCGCAGGATCTTTGTCTTCAAACTCATTCCCATGCTGAACCCCGACGGGGTCGTCAGGGGTCATTACAGGTCAGAGGTCATCTGTGTGCGCTTGTGTTTATTGAACATTGATGACAATTTCttgttttgttcagttttcATTTCATCCAGTTGCAAATTTGGAATTTTTCTACCCATAtaggaacaaaaccaaaaaaaagttttaaaatggttgtaaaatgacatttaaacaattacaattaatcaattattttaaatgtttttaattgaatCCGTTATTTTAAGTGAATTTAAACGTGTGTTTTCAGGACGGACTCTCGCGGTGTGAATCTGAACAGACAGTATGTGAACCCCAGTCCAGATCTGCACCCCTCCATCTACGGCGCCAAATCTCTCCTGCTCTACCACCACATCCACAATCGCCTCGGCAACAACACTCCCTCCGCCCTTAAAACCTCCAACCAATCAAACACCACCCTTCCTGTGACCACGCCCACTGAGCTAGAGCGCTGTCTCAACCACCGCAACGAGGCGGAGCGCGGGGATGGGCCGACCCTCGACCTCTCAGAGATCCCGATGCAGCTGGAGGAGAGCTGGGAGAAAGGCGGAGTCGAGAGGGAGGTGGGGCCCTGCGATGAGAACGAGTCGACGCCGAACAGAGGCGAAGCGCCGGTGGTGACAAACCCCGCCCCCTCTGAGCAGATCCCGCCCCAGGACAGCGGAGTCGCATATTATGTAGACCTGCACGGCCACGCCTCCAAGAGAGGATGCTTCATGTACGGCAACAACCTGTCGGACGAGAGTCAGCAGGTGTGTGTGATCTCACGGTCACGTATTTCCTTCAGGTGTCTTTTTATCCCTTCGCAAATTTGCACATTTATTAATTGTTAAATATTCAAATTTAATCAGTTGTTTTAAATGGTCTAAATTTTTGCCTTTTAAATTgaattgattattttttatgtttttaatgtaataatttttagtgttttaaatTTCGTCagttattttatatgttttgaatttcgtcagttattttaaatgttttgaatttcgtcagttattttaaaagttttaaatttcgtcagttattttaagtaatttaaatttcgacagttattttaagtaatttaaatttcgacagttattttaagtaatttaaatttcgacagttattttaaatgttttgaatttcgacagttattttaaaagttttaaatttcgacagttattttaagtaatttaaATTTCGTCAGttattttaagtaatttaaATTTCGTCAGttattttaagtaatttaaattttgtcaGTTATTTTAAGCAATTTAAATTTcgtcagttattttaaatgttttgaatttcgtcagttattttaagtaatttaaATTTCGTCAGttattttaagtaatttaaATTTCGACAGTTATTTTAAGTAATTTCAATTTcgacagttattttaaatgttttgaatttcatcagttattttaaaagttttaaatttcGACAGTtgttttaagtgttttaaatttaatcagttattttaaatgttttaaatttcgacagttattttaaatgttttaaattgaatCAGTTATTTGAAGTAATTTAAATTTCGACAGttattttaagtaatttaaatttaatcagttattttaaatgttttaaatttaatcagttattttaaatgttttaaattgaatCAGTTATTTGAAGTAATTTAAATTTCGACAGTTATTTGaagtaatttaaatttaatcagttattttaattcatttaaatttcgTCAGTTATTTTAAGTGTTTAAAATTACATCTGTTATTCTAAATGTTTCAAATTtaatcagttattttaaatgttttaaatttcgtcagttattttaagtgttttaaatttaatcagttatttaaatgtttcaaattTCGTCAGTTATTTTAAGAGTTTTAAATTTAATCAGTTATTCTAAATGTTTCAAATTTCGTCAGTTATTTTAAGAGTTTTAAATTTAATCAGTTATTCTAAATGTTTCAAATTTCGTCAgttattttaagtgttttaaatttaatcagttgttttaaatgttttaaatttcgtcagttattttaagtgttttaaatttaatcagttattttaaatgttttgaatttcgtcagttattttaagtgttttaaatgtaatcagttattttaaatgttttaaatttcgtcagttattttaagtgttttaaatttaatcagttattttaaatgttttaaatttcgtcagttattttaagtgttttaaatttaatcagttattttaaatgttttgaatttcgtcagttattttaagtgttttaaatgtaatcagttaatttaaatgttttacatttaatCAGTCATCATCATTTTTCTGCAGGTGGAGAACATGTTGTATCCGAAGCTGATCTCACTAAACTGCGCCCATTTTGATTTCCTGGGCTGTAATTTCTCCGAGAAGAACATGTACGCTCGCGACAAACGCGACGGCCAGTCGAAAGAGGGCAGTGGACGTGTGGCCATTCACAAAACCATCGGCCTGACCCACAGGTACAGACCCAGAATCAAACTCAGTCAGATATTAACATGTGACATGCATTTGAACCAACGTGTGTGTTTCCTGTCTTTAGTTACACGCTGGAGTGCAACTACAACACGGGGCGGTCGGTGAACACCATCCCACCCGCCTGTCACGATAACGGGCGAGCCACGCCCCCTCCACCGCCCACCTTCCCGCCCAAATACACGCCTGAGGTGTACGAACAGGTGGGGCGAGCAGTCGCCATAGCAGCGCTGGACATGGCGGAGTGTAACCCGTGGCCGCGGCTAGTTCTGTCCGAACACAGCAGCCTGCTGAACCTGCGGGCGTCCATCCTCAAACACGTGCGGAACAGCAAGGGCCTCGCGTCCGACAACCGCAAGAACGCCAACACGAAAGCCAGCAGTCCGCCCAAACCTGCGTAAGACAGTATTTTCAGCTTCTTTTTACTTCTATGCAAAGAATGAAAGAGtgcgctgcagttcacttaacggccaccggtgtcgctaataacaggtttctgaattctacatacAGCCAGTTTAACCAAATGGGAAATGAATGAAGAACTATAATAAtatctcaatgatactaaaataacactttttttctgcattttctcAGAAGCTTGAGCACCTCTGCCTCGGAAAACTCCCTCAACCGGACGCGCAGCATGGCAAATGTTCAGGGAAGCCGGCAGACGTCTCCTCAGCTCAAGAGTTCTCCCAGCTTCACCTTCGGCAGCCCCGCCTGCGCTCACGGCCCCGGCGCACACCGGCCCCCGCACAGGAGCCTGGGGCCCGTCAGAGGTCAGATGGTGTTGATTTTGCTCCAAACACACTGAATATCCACTTATGGGACGGCCTTCAGAGACAGATATTatgaaaaacagacatttttaataatataaatatgttgAATCagcttttacttttatattttcagtttttattttaattcttttacagttttagtaattctgctatgtgcttttgtcattttttagaCAGCTTTCAGACTGCattaaagcagcttcacagtaataaacagtgctaatgaatgggggaaagtgcAATGCGCGATATGGCGCAATAAGCCCCgcctttaaaataaaagagccaatctgAAAATCTACTAAAAACATGATGATGAACGAATATTAAATTCAGAACGGTGACGTTTCTGACATGGATTTAAACCCTCAGTATCATGAGCATCTCAGCAACAGGATCGCTCCTGTTCGCCTACTTGCTGAACAGATTCTTGAACAGATTTTCCTTGTTTCCATTCCTTTCCTTCTCCTTCCTCTTCTTGATAATGCCGGCAGCTTTCAtgctgtagcccaagactggtcacccactgaagctaagcagggctgagtctggtcagtacctggatgggagacctcctgggaaaaccaggttgctgctggaagaggtgttagtgggGCCAGTAGGGGGCgctgctcaccctgtggtctgtgcaGGTCCTAACGCCCCAGTGTAGTGATGATGGGGACCCTGTACTGTCAAAAAGCACcatccttcggatgagacgttaaacccaggtcctgactctctgtggtcgttaaaaatcccaggatgtccttcgaaaaaGAGTAGGGGTTTAACCCCGGCATCCTGGACAAAtttggcctcctaatcatcacCATGtactgattggcttcatcattctgtctcctctccaccaatcagctggtgtgtggtgggcgttctggCACAATATGGCCGCCGTCACATCATCCAGGTGgtgctgcacactggtggtggttCAGGAGATTCCCTTCTTCcgtatgtaaagcgctttgagtgccgAGAAAAGCGGtatttaaatgtaacaaattattgttattattattatttccccCCTTCTTTTTCCTTCTTTCCTTTTGTCTTCTTTTTATAATGCTGTAGTTTTACtcatatttttagttttcatgcaaagttttgttttaatttttagtcatttcattatgtgcttttctcattttattttatatttttttaaata from Chanodichthys erythropterus isolate Z2021 chromosome 8, ASM2448905v1, whole genome shotgun sequence encodes:
- the agbl5 gene encoding cytosolic carboxypeptidase-like protein 5 isoform X1, giving the protein MNVRLIMEFRFGNVVFSSRFDSGNLARVERVDRSEPDGESARPANASAQPQPDYEFNVWTKPDCASTEFENGNRSWFYFSVRGMLPGKLLKINMMNMNKQSKLYSQGMAPFVRALPVKTRWERVRDRPTFVMSDSQFILSFVHRLLDVRGVTTYFSFCYPFSYTECQDMMLQLDQKFLSASHTLGPCSPVESIYYHRELLCHSLDGHRVDLITVSSCHGLLEEREPRLDRLFPDLSTPRPHCFTGKRVFFLSSRVHPGETPSSFVFNGFLNFILSQDDPRAQALRRIFVFKLIPMLNPDGVVRGHYRTDSRGVNLNRQYVNPSPDLHPSIYGAKSLLLYHHIHNRLGNNTPSALKTSNQSNTTLPVTTPTELERCLNHRNEAERGDGPTLDLSEIPMQLEESWEKGGVEREVGPCDENESTPNRGEAPVVTNPAPSEQIPPQDSGVAYYVDLHGHASKRGCFMYGNNLSDESQQVENMLYPKLISLNCAHFDFLGCNFSEKNMYARDKRDGQSKEGSGRVAIHKTIGLTHSYTLECNYNTGRSVNTIPPACHDNGRATPPPPPTFPPKYTPEVYEQVGRAVAIAALDMAECNPWPRLVLSEHSSLLNLRASILKHVRNSKGLASDNRKNANTKASSPPKPASLSTSASENSLNRTRSMANVQGSRQTSPQLKSSPSFTFGSPACAHGPGAHRPPHRSLGPVRDCKAQEKRRPHHQHQRLSLRQPGTARAPLSPSSSSSSSSSSSPSSSSSGGVGEAPGPCSISMAGNSCLEFRPASQTKEMRGGWGKAGRSGPAHSQASYQRIAFTAQEPLRESLDILTSIEYSRCELQPRPSRIPVRKDVQSVVVPLTGHETHSMRVWKLIKPGIKKHLAGVSGKDGSLRLATKTLLKNSSCSYQSSGDARDKHTNRSLQT
- the agbl5 gene encoding cytosolic carboxypeptidase-like protein 5 isoform X4, translated to MNVRLIMEFRFGNVVFSSRFDSGNLARVERVDRSEPDGESARPANASAQPQPDYEFNVWTKPDCASTEFENGNRSWFYFSVRGMLPGKLLKINMMNMNKQSKLYSQGMAPFVRALPVKTRWERVRDRPTFVMSDSQFILSFVHRLLDVRGVTTYFSFCYPFSYTECQDMMLQLDQKFLSASHTLGPCSPVESIYYHRELLCHSLDGHRVDLITVSSCHGLLEEREPRLDRLFPDLSTPRPHCFTGKRVFFLSSRVHPGETPSSFVFNGFLNFILSQDDPRAQALRRIFVFKLIPMLNPDGVVRGHYRTDSRGVNLNRQYVNPSPDLHPSIYGAKSLLLYHHIHNRLGNNTPSALKTSNQSNTTLPVTTPTELERCLNHRNEAERGDGPTLDLSEIPMQLEESWEKGGVEREVGPCDENESTPNRGEAPVVTNPAPSEQIPPQDSGVAYYVDLHGHASKRGCFMYGNNLSDESQQVENMLYPKLISLNCAHFDFLGCNFSEKNMYARDKRDGQSKEGSGRVAIHKTIGLTHSYTLECNYNTGRSVNTIPPACHDNGRATPPPPPTFPPKYTPEVYEQVGRAVAIAALDMAECNPWPRLVLSEHSSLLNLRASILKHVRNSKGLASDNRKNANTKASSPPKPASLSTSASENSLNRTRSMANVQGSRQTSPQLKSSPSFTFGSPACAHGPGAHRPPHRSLGPVRDCKAQEKRRPHHQHQRLSLRQPGTARAPLSPSSSSSSSSSSSPSSSSSGGVGEAPGPCSISMAA
- the agbl5 gene encoding cytosolic carboxypeptidase-like protein 5 isoform X2, giving the protein MNVRLIMEFRFGNVVFSSRFDSGNLARVERVDRSEPDGESARPANASAQPQPDYEFNVWTKPDCASTEFENGNRSWFYFSVRGMLPGKLLKINMMNMNKQSKLYSQGMAPFVRALPVKTRWERVRDRPTFVMSDSQFILSFVHRLLDVRGVTTYFSFCYPFSYTECQDMMLQLDQKFLSASHTLGPCSPVESIYYHRELLCHSLDGHRVDLITVSSCHGLLEEREPRLDRLFPDLSTPRPHCFTGKRVFFLSSRVHPGETPSSFVFNGFLNFILSQDDPRAQALRRIFVFKLIPMLNPDGVVRGHYRTDSRGVNLNRQYVNPSPDLHPSIYGAKSLLLYHHIHNRLGNNTPSALKTSNQSNTTLPVTTPTELERCLNHRNEAERGDGPTLDLSEIPMQLEESWEKGGVEREVGPCDENESTPNRGEAPVVTNPAPSEQIPPQDSGVAYYVDLHGHASKRGCFMYGNNLSDESQQVENMLYPKLISLNCAHFDFLGCNFSEKNMYARDKRDGQSKEGSGRVAIHKTIGLTHSYTLECNYNTGRSVNTIPPACHDNGRATPPPPPTFPPKYTPEVYEQVGRAVAIAALDMAECNPWPRLVLSEHSSLLNLRASILKHVRNSKGLASDNRKNANTKASSPPKPALSTSASENSLNRTRSMANVQGSRQTSPQLKSSPSFTFGSPACAHGPGAHRPPHRSLGPVRDCKAQEKRRPHHQHQRLSLRQPGTARAPLSPSSSSSSSSSSSPSSSSSGGVGEAPGPCSISMAGNSCLEFRPASQTKEMRGGWGKAGRSGPAHSQASYQRIAFTAQEPLRESLDILTSIEYSRCELQPRPSRIPVRKDVQSVVVPLTGHETHSMRVWKLIKPGIKKHLAGVSGKDGSLRLATKTLLKNSSCSYQSSGDARDKHTNRSLQT
- the agbl5 gene encoding cytosolic carboxypeptidase-like protein 5 isoform X3, producing MNVRLIMEFRFGNVVFSSRFDSGNLARVERVDRSEPDGESARPANASAQPQPDYEFNVWTKPDCASTEFENGNRSWFYFSVRGMLPGKLLKINMMNMNKQSKLYSQGMAPFVRALPVKTRWERVRDRPTFVMSDSQFILSFVHRLLDVRGVTTYFSFCYPFSYTECQDMMLQLDQKFLSASHTLGPCSPVESIYYHRELLCHSLDGHRVDLITVSSCHGLLEEREPRLDRLFPDLSTPRPHCFTGKRVFFLSSRVHPGETPSSFVFNGFLNFILSQDDPRAQALRRIFVFKLIPMLNPDGVVRGHYRTDSRGVNLNRQYVNPSPDLHPSIYGAKSLLLYHHIHNRLGNNTPSALKTSNQSNTTLPVTTPTELERCLNHRNEAERGDGPTLDLSEIPMQLEESWEKGGVEREVGPCDENESTPNRGEAPVVTNPAPSEQIPPQDSGVAYYVDLHGHASKRGCFMYGNNLSDESQQVENMLYPKLISLNCAHFDFLGCNFSEKNMYARDKRDGQSKEGSGRVAIHKTIGLTHSYTLECNYNTGRSVNTIPPACHDNGRATPPPPPTFPPKYTPEVYEQVGRAVAIAALDMAECNPWPRLVLSEHSSLLNLRASILKHVRNSKGLASDNRKNANTKASSPPKPASLSTSASENSLNRTRSMANVQGSRQTSPQLKSSPSFTFGSPACAHGPGAHRPPHRSLGPVRGNSCLEFRPASQTKEMRGGWGKAGRSGPAHSQASYQRIAFTAQEPLRESLDILTSIEYSRCELQPRPSRIPVRKDVQSVVVPLTGHETHSMRVWKLIKPGIKKHLAGVSGKDGSLRLATKTLLKNSSCSYQSSGDARDKHTNRSLQT